In the genome of Lactuca sativa cultivar Salinas chromosome 3, Lsat_Salinas_v11, whole genome shotgun sequence, the window TTGCAGGAGAATAAAGAATATGTCAAATTTAGGAATAAAGATTTGAGCATATTTGATGAGAAATATGCTCTTTTGTTTCGGGATACAGTTGTCATTAGAGATCAGACTATGGCTCCGTTACAATTTCAAAACAATAGCAATTcgaatgaagaaaatatggagggAAAAGGAGATAGTGATAAAATCAATTTAGATGATGATGGGCCTCTTTTTCCTAGTTTCCATGAAAGTTGTTCAAGTAAAAGGAAGAGGTCTAAGCTTGTTTCCAACAACCTTTCAACCAAGAGTAAAAGTTCAATTCATGAGGAAAAAGTAGATGCTTTATTGGATGTCATATCAACAAAAAGCACACAAACTTATCCACAAAATAATCCTTCCCCAACAATAGCAGATTGCATGACCATTGTCATCAAGTTTCCCGATTTTCGTGAAGGGTCCAAAGAATTTTTACAAGCATTACTTGTCTTCACCAAAAAGCAAAATCGTGAAGCTTTTATGTTTCGAACAATTGATGAAGCAAAGATGGAGTTCCTTAAGTTACTTATGAAATAATGATTTGGCATCTGACATTATGTCTTATCATTTTCTGTGTTATTCTTTGACATTA includes:
- the LOC111881514 gene encoding uncharacterized protein LOC111881514, producing the protein MKKKWKLYDHLMRLETGLGGTRSLIDVSPEWWEEKIKENKEYVKFRNKDLSIFDEKYALLFRDTVVIRDQTMAPLQFQNNSNSNEENMEGKGDSDKINLDDDGPLFPSFHESCSSKRKRSKLVSNNLSTKSKSSIHEEKVDALLDVISTKSTQTYPQNNPSPTIADCMTIVIKFPDFREGSKEFLQALLVFTKKQNREAFMFRTIDEAKMEFLKLLMK